The proteins below are encoded in one region of Ricinus communis isolate WT05 ecotype wild-type chromosome 6, ASM1957865v1, whole genome shotgun sequence:
- the LOC8285433 gene encoding uncharacterized protein LOC8285433 — MKGMKGKLLKKLKTIKPIGYLKQDRVLLVNAADGFVETLSKIPIFKSQAHFTPEKPDEDQERGKENTGILVINQEPDDIIDVSELMKDLEEDEMEVDEDKENIGPLLKQGNDPVGVVKDNMEDTNSVKMELSSFRQTPLSEIDISSFRRPDLNSGTLFDPNLLAAFEQAVKEHIRMSEAERQARTEKENIERSKEEERFEQENVESNKLARLEEENPGNSQEPIEIQARIEEVDLEEEPPLKTRRIEAEEEEEEDNDPLLGFEEKCPPGGSDSVILYTTTLRGVRKTFEDCNSIRFLLESFRVIFYERDVSMHTEYKEELWRVLEGKILPPRLFIKGRHIGGAEEVLRLHEQGKFRQLFQGIPADGSIGRCEGCAGFRFVLCFHCNGSHRVVEDDGLSRNCQDCNENGLIICPLCC, encoded by the coding sequence ATGAAGGGAATGAAAGGGAAATTATTGAAGAAGTTGAAAACAATCAAACCAATTGGTTATTTGAAGCAAGATCGTGTTCTTCTAGTGAATGCAGCAGATGGATTTGTTGAAACATTGTCAAAGATACCAATTTTCAAGTCACAAGCCCACTTCACTCCTGAAAAACCAGACGAAGACCAAGAAAGGGGTAAAGAAAACACTGGTATTCTTGTGATCAATCAAGAACCTGATGATATTATTGATGTATCAGAGCTTATGAAAGATCTTGAAGAAGATGAAATGGAAGTTGATGAAGATAAAGAGAATATTGGGCCGTTATTGAAGCAGGGAAATGATCCGGTGGGGGTTGTTAAAGATAATATGGAGGATACTAATTCAGTGAAAATGGAGTTGAGTTCTTTTAGGCAAACACCTTTGTCAGAGATTGACATCTCGTCTTTCCGGCGGCCGGATTTGAATTCCGGTACCCTTTTTGATCCAAATCTTCTCGCTGCTTTTGAACAAGCAGTTAAAGAACATATTAGGATGAGTGAAGCTGAGAGGCAAGCAAGAACTGAGAAAGAGAATATTGAAAGaagtaaagaagaagaaagatttGAGCAAGAAAACGTTGAAAGTAACAAACTAGCAAGACTTGAGGAGGAGAATCCTGGAAACAGCCAAGAACCAATAGAAATACAAGCAAGAATTGAGGAAGTGGATCTTGAAGAGGAGCCTCCATTGAAAACGCGTAGAATTgaagcagaagaagaagaagaagaagacaatGACCCTTTATTAGGCTTTGAAGAAAAGTGTCCTCCAGGAGGTAGTGACTCGGTAATTCTCTACACGACAACACTTAGAGGAGTACGAAAAACTTTCGAGGATTGCAACAGTATTCGTTTCCTTTTAGAGAGTTTCAGAGTTATATTCTACGAAAGAGATGTATCGATGCACACCGAGTATAAGGAGGAGCTGTGGAGAGTGTTAGAAGGGAAGATACTGCCTCCAAGGCTTTTCATTAAAGGAAGACACATTGGTGGAGCAGAGGAGGTTCTGAGGTTGCATGAGCAAGGGAAGTTCAGGCAGCTCTTCCAAGGGATTCCTGCAGATGGATCTATAGGACGCTGCGAAGGATGTGCTGGTTTTAGGTTTGTGCTTTGTTTCCACTGTAATGGCAGTCACAGAGTGGTTGAAGATGATGGATTGTCAAGGAATTGCCAGGATTGTAATGAGAATGGTCTGATAATCTGTCCACTTTGTTGCTGA